From the Priestia koreensis genome, one window contains:
- the ftsE gene encoding cell division ATP-binding protein FtsE, with product MIEMKDVHKTYPNGVKAINGINVKIHQGEFAYIVGPSGAGKSTFIKMMYREEKPSTGTINVNGVNVAKLKSSRVPIFRRNIGVVFQDFKLLPKLTVYENVAFALEAIEEHPEKIKARVLEVLDLVGLKHKIRSLPDELSGGEQQRVSIARSIVNKPKVVIADEPTGNLDPETSWEIMDIFDRINKTGTTILMATHNREIVNTIRKRVIAVENGKIVRDEVRGDYGYES from the coding sequence ATGATTGAAATGAAGGATGTACATAAGACGTATCCAAATGGTGTAAAAGCGATTAATGGGATTAACGTTAAAATTCATCAAGGTGAGTTTGCTTACATAGTAGGACCAAGTGGTGCCGGTAAGTCAACGTTCATCAAAATGATGTACCGTGAAGAAAAGCCGAGTACAGGCACGATCAATGTAAATGGCGTGAACGTGGCAAAGCTAAAGAGTAGTCGCGTACCGATTTTCCGTCGTAATATTGGCGTTGTCTTTCAGGATTTTAAATTGCTACCAAAGCTTACTGTTTATGAAAATGTAGCATTCGCTTTAGAAGCGATTGAAGAACATCCTGAAAAAATCAAAGCGCGTGTGTTAGAAGTGCTTGATCTTGTTGGATTGAAGCATAAAATTCGTTCACTTCCAGATGAGTTATCGGGCGGGGAGCAGCAGCGTGTGTCGATTGCTCGTTCAATCGTCAACAAACCAAAAGTGGTTATTGCCGATGAGCCGACAGGAAACCTAGACCCAGAAACATCATGGGAGATCATGGACATTTTTGATCGAATTAATAAAACGGGAACAACGATTTTAATGGCTACACATAACCGTGAAATTGTAAATACAATTCGTAAACGCGTCATTGCTGTAGAGAATGGAAAGATTGTTCGCGATGAAGTAAGAGGTGATTACGGTTATGAAAGCTAG
- the prfB gene encoding peptide chain release factor 2 (programmed frameshift), protein MDLVEIRQELEKTAKRLADFRGLFDLDNKKARITELDERMSDPEFWNDQQAAQVVINEANALKDQVNEFTNLSDSHENLQVSYELVKEEYDEELAAELETEIKELSAGVNDFELQLLLSAPHDKNNAILELHPGAGGTESQDWGSMLLRMYTRWAEKKGFKVETMDYLPGDEAGIKSVTLLIKGHNAYGYLKAEKGVHRLVRISPFDSSGRRHTSFVSCEVMPELNDDIEIDIRTEDLKIDTYRASGAGGQHINTTDSAVRITHVPTNTVVTCQSERSQIKNREQAMKMLKAKLYQLEIEKQQNELAEIRGEQKEIGWGSQIRSYVFHPYSLVKDHRTNTEIGNVNSVMDGELDPFIDAYLRSQL, encoded by the exons ATGGATTTAGTAGAAATTAGACAAGAGCTTGAGAAAACAGCTAAGAGATTAGCGGACTTTAGG GGTCTCTTTGACCTCGATAACAAGAAAGCCCGTATTACAGAACTAGATGAGCGCATGTCTGATCCAGAATTCTGGAACGATCAGCAGGCCGCACAAGTGGTTATTAATGAAGCGAATGCGTTAAAAGATCAGGTTAATGAGTTTACAAACTTAAGTGACTCACATGAAAACCTTCAAGTATCCTACGAGCTTGTAAAAGAAGAGTATGATGAAGAGCTTGCGGCAGAGCTTGAAACAGAAATTAAAGAGCTTTCTGCTGGGGTAAATGACTTTGAGCTTCAGCTTTTACTAAGTGCACCTCATGATAAAAACAATGCCATCTTAGAGCTTCACCCAGGTGCTGGTGGAACGGAGTCACAGGACTGGGGTTCAATGCTTCTTCGTATGTATACGAGATGGGCAGAGAAAAAAGGCTTCAAAGTGGAAACGATGGATTACCTACCTGGTGATGAGGCTGGAATTAAGAGCGTTACGCTTCTTATTAAAGGTCACAATGCGTACGGCTACTTAAAAGCTGAAAAAGGCGTACACCGTCTTGTGCGTATTTCACCGTTTGATTCATCAGGGCGCCGTCATACGTCCTTCGTTTCATGTGAAGTGATGCCAGAGCTAAACGATGACATCGAAATCGATATCCGTACAGAAGATCTTAAAATTGATACGTACCGTGCGAGCGGTGCCGGCGGTCAGCATATCAATACAACCGATTCAGCGGTTCGTATTACGCATGTACCCACCAATACGGTTGTAACGTGTCAATCAGAACGTTCACAGATTAAAAACCGTGAGCAAGCAATGAAAATGTTAAAAGCGAAGCTCTATCAATTAGAAATTGAAAAGCAACAAAATGAGCTTGCGGAAATCCGCGGTGAGCAAAAAGAAATCGGTTGGGGAAGCCAAATTCGTTCATACGTATTCCACCCATATTCTTTAGTAAAAGACCACCGTACAAACACAGAGATCGGGAATGTAAACAGCGTAATGGACGGAGAACTTGATCCGTTTATTGATGCTTACCTACGTTCACAGCTATAA
- the cccB gene encoding cytochrome c551 yields MKKRIAVLFLGTSLALAACGGGSDDKGGESTQSAETIAKQNCSTCHGGNLEGAGGPSLQKIGSKYSKDEIRDIIANGKGAMPQNVIEGEDADKVAEWLSKKK; encoded by the coding sequence ATGAAAAAAAGAATAGCGGTATTGTTTTTAGGAACGTCGCTTGCGCTAGCAGCATGTGGCGGCGGAAGTGATGATAAAGGCGGCGAGTCGACGCAGAGCGCTGAGACGATTGCCAAGCAAAATTGTTCAACGTGTCACGGTGGTAATTTAGAAGGTGCAGGCGGACCGAGTCTTCAAAAAATCGGCAGCAAGTACTCAAAGGATGAAATTCGTGACATTATTGCAAACGGAAAAGGAGCCATGCCTCAAAACGTGATTGAAGGCGAAGATGCTGATAAAGTAGCAGAATGGCTATCAAAGAAAAAATAA
- the secA gene encoding preprotein translocase subunit SecA: MLGIFKKVIDGNQRHVNRLAKRADQIDALSSQMAALSDDQIREKTADFQQRYQNGESLDSMLVEAFAVVREAAKRVLGLFPYKVQLMGGISLHEGNISEMKTGEGKTLTATMPVYLNAITGKGVHVVTVNEYLASRDAGEMGRLYEFLGLTVGLNLNSLSREEKQEAYYADITYSTNNELGFDYLRDNMVLYKEQMVQRPLHFAVIDEVDSILIDEARTPLIISGSAQKSAALYIQANAFVRTLKQEDDYTFDVKTKSVQLTEDGMSKAERAFGIDNLFDIAHVGLNHHINQALKAHVTMHNDIDYVVDDGKVVIVDQFTGRLMKGRRFSDGLHQAIEAKEGVEIENESMTLATITFQNYFRMYEKLSGMTGTAKTEEEEFRNIYNMHVIVIPTNRDIARDDRADLIYKSMEGKFLAVAEDIAERYAKGQPVLVGTVAIETSELLSNILKRKRIPHHVLNAKQHEREAEIIENAGQIGAVTIATNMAGRGTDIKLGEGVKELGGLAVIGTERHESRRIDNQLRGRSGRQGDPGVSQFYLSMEDELMRRFGSDNMRAMMERLGMDDTQPIQSKIVTRAVESAQKRVEGNNFDARKQLLQYDDVLRQQREVIYKQRFDVLDSDNLREIVEQMILATIRRVVEVNTPREELDEDWNLKAVIDYLHGNLLEEGDVTEEQLRGQDPQEMIELIFAKVKERYDEKEALLPDEEMREFEKVVVLRSVDSKWMDHIDAMDQLRQGIHLRAYGQTDPLREYQFEGFAMFENMVAAIEEEVSKYIMKAEIRQNLERQEVAKGQAAVHNSDDSAPAKKKPKVKHLDVGRNDPCICGSGKKYKNCCGKEQA; encoded by the coding sequence ATGCTTGGAATTTTTAAGAAAGTTATCGATGGCAACCAGCGCCATGTTAATCGTTTAGCGAAAAGAGCGGACCAAATCGATGCGTTAAGCTCACAAATGGCTGCGCTTAGTGATGATCAAATTCGTGAAAAAACAGCTGACTTTCAGCAGCGTTATCAAAACGGTGAATCGCTCGACTCGATGCTTGTTGAAGCATTTGCGGTTGTTCGTGAAGCAGCCAAGCGTGTATTAGGTCTTTTCCCATACAAGGTTCAGCTTATGGGGGGGATTTCTTTACACGAAGGAAATATCTCTGAAATGAAAACCGGTGAAGGTAAAACGTTAACGGCAACGATGCCCGTTTACTTAAATGCAATCACAGGAAAAGGCGTTCACGTTGTAACGGTCAATGAATACCTTGCAAGCCGTGATGCTGGTGAGATGGGACGTTTATATGAATTTTTAGGCTTAACGGTAGGCTTGAACTTAAACAGCCTGTCTCGTGAAGAAAAGCAAGAAGCGTATTATGCAGATATTACGTATAGCACAAACAACGAGCTTGGGTTTGATTACCTACGTGACAACATGGTTCTGTACAAAGAGCAAATGGTACAGCGTCCACTTCACTTTGCTGTAATTGATGAAGTTGACTCCATCTTAATTGATGAGGCGCGTACACCGCTTATCATTTCGGGTTCTGCTCAAAAATCAGCGGCGCTTTACATTCAGGCGAATGCGTTCGTTCGTACGTTAAAACAAGAGGATGACTACACGTTTGACGTGAAAACGAAAAGCGTTCAGTTAACAGAAGACGGAATGTCAAAAGCAGAACGCGCTTTTGGAATTGACAACTTATTTGATATCGCACATGTTGGGTTAAACCATCATATTAACCAAGCCCTAAAAGCGCATGTGACGATGCATAATGACATTGATTACGTAGTTGATGACGGGAAAGTTGTGATCGTTGACCAATTTACAGGTCGTCTAATGAAAGGTCGTCGTTTTAGCGACGGGTTGCATCAAGCGATTGAGGCAAAAGAAGGCGTGGAAATTGAAAACGAAAGCATGACGCTTGCGACGATTACGTTCCAGAACTACTTCCGTATGTATGAAAAGCTTTCTGGTATGACAGGGACAGCGAAAACGGAGGAAGAAGAGTTCCGTAACATTTACAACATGCACGTTATCGTGATCCCAACGAACCGTGATATCGCCCGTGATGACCGTGCAGACTTGATTTACAAGTCGATGGAAGGGAAATTCCTTGCCGTAGCTGAAGACATCGCAGAGCGCTATGCAAAAGGACAGCCTGTTCTTGTTGGTACGGTTGCGATTGAAACATCTGAGCTATTATCGAATATTCTAAAACGCAAGCGTATTCCACATCACGTGTTAAATGCGAAGCAGCATGAGCGTGAGGCGGAAATCATTGAAAATGCTGGTCAAATTGGGGCGGTTACGATCGCGACTAACATGGCCGGTCGTGGTACGGATATCAAGCTTGGTGAAGGTGTAAAAGAATTAGGCGGTCTTGCAGTAATCGGTACAGAACGTCATGAGAGTCGTCGTATTGATAACCAGCTTCGCGGTCGTTCTGGACGTCAAGGGGACCCAGGGGTATCACAATTCTATCTTTCAATGGAAGATGAATTAATGCGCCGCTTTGGTTCTGATAACATGCGTGCCATGATGGAGCGTCTTGGCATGGATGATACACAGCCAATTCAAAGTAAAATCGTGACACGTGCGGTTGAATCTGCGCAAAAACGCGTTGAGGGGAATAACTTTGATGCACGTAAACAGCTTCTTCAATATGACGATGTTCTTCGTCAGCAACGTGAGGTTATTTACAAACAGCGCTTTGATGTATTAGACTCAGATAATCTGCGTGAAATCGTCGAGCAAATGATTCTTGCAACGATTCGTCGTGTGGTCGAAGTGAACACACCGCGTGAAGAGCTTGATGAAGACTGGAACTTAAAAGCCGTAATTGATTATCTACATGGTAATCTGTTAGAAGAAGGCGACGTAACGGAAGAACAGCTTCGTGGTCAAGATCCACAGGAGATGATCGAGCTCATCTTTGCGAAAGTGAAAGAACGCTACGACGAAAAAGAAGCGCTTCTTCCTGATGAAGAAATGCGTGAATTTGAGAAAGTTGTGGTGCTTCGCTCTGTCGATTCAAAATGGATGGATCACATCGATGCGATGGATCAGCTTCGTCAAGGTATCCACCTTCGCGCTTACGGCCAAACAGATCCACTTCGTGAATACCAATTTGAAGGATTTGCGATGTTTGAGAACATGGTCGCAGCCATTGAAGAAGAGGTATCAAAATACATTATGAAGGCTGAAATTCGTCAAAACCTTGAGCGCCAAGAGGTAGCAAAAGGTCAGGCGGCTGTTCACAATTCAGATGACAGTGCTCCTGCGAAGAAAAAGCCAAAAGTAAAGCATTTAGACGTAGGTCGTAACGATCCGTGTATTTGTGGAAGCGGCAAGAAATACAAAAACTGCTGTGGAAAAGAGCAGGCATAA